One Brevibacillus choshinensis genomic window carries:
- a CDS encoding SDR family oxidoreductase, with translation MKLSGNTILITGGSSGIGFAFAERFIKAGNTVIVCGRREDALQNAKEKIPSLITRVCDLDRETERVALFEWVTANYPEVNVLVNNAGIQQRFNVLKADAKNNWGYFSKEITTNIDAPFHLCMLFAPYFAAKEEATIMNVTSGLAFTPFAIAPIYSATKAALHSFTMSLRHQLLHTSVSVIEVAPPAVNTDLGGAGLHTHGEPLDAFADGIFKGLEEGKMEIGYGTSVNRLRMSRDEVDEHVENMYQSMKNTIE, from the coding sequence ATGAAACTGTCAGGGAATACCATTCTCATTACAGGGGGAAGCTCTGGAATTGGATTCGCTTTTGCAGAGCGCTTTATAAAGGCTGGAAATACAGTCATTGTTTGTGGACGACGTGAAGACGCACTTCAAAATGCGAAAGAAAAAATCCCCAGCCTCATTACTCGTGTATGTGATTTAGATAGGGAAACCGAGCGTGTTGCGTTATTCGAATGGGTAACAGCCAACTATCCAGAAGTGAATGTGTTAGTGAACAATGCAGGGATCCAACAGCGGTTCAATGTATTAAAAGCGGATGCGAAGAACAATTGGGGTTATTTCAGCAAAGAAATTACCACCAACATTGATGCACCATTTCATCTCTGTATGCTGTTCGCTCCGTATTTTGCAGCAAAAGAAGAAGCGACGATCATGAACGTGACGTCTGGGTTAGCTTTTACACCGTTTGCGATTGCTCCGATTTATTCAGCAACGAAAGCGGCGCTTCATTCATTTACAATGAGTCTAAGACACCAGCTTTTACATACGTCCGTAAGCGTCATTGAAGTTGCTCCTCCGGCAGTGAATACCGATTTAGGCGGAGCTGGGCTGCATACGCATGGAGAACCATTAGATGCCTTCGCCGATGGAATCTTCAAAGGGTTGGAAGAAGGTAAAATGGAGATTGGATATGGCACTTCTGTGAATCGCTTGCGCATGTCGCGAGATGAAGTCGACGAACACGTAGAAAACATGTATCAGTCAATGAAAAACACAATTGAGTAA
- a CDS encoding PepSY domain-containing protein — MKKVIIALSTAAALAALGTGVVSAADAHASGQLHTLTAQIPHKQEISADRAKQLAWAIVPGRILSIELEFEHGRTFYKVKILHETVRYEVLIDSETGKSYFHKAERSTDDRGYDAHRGRGRGSDDRGGDDHRDRGRGSDD; from the coding sequence ATGAAAAAGGTGATTATCGCGTTATCAACGGCAGCAGCGCTGGCAGCACTGGGAACAGGGGTGGTGTCGGCAGCGGATGCCCATGCATCTGGCCAACTCCATACGTTGACTGCACAGATTCCGCACAAACAAGAGATAAGTGCTGACCGGGCGAAGCAACTGGCATGGGCGATTGTCCCTGGTCGCATACTGAGCATTGAGCTGGAATTCGAACACGGGCGTACCTTTTATAAAGTAAAGATTTTGCATGAAACTGTGCGGTACGAAGTGCTGATCGATAGCGAAACGGGGAAATCGTATTTCCATAAAGCGGAGCGCTCAACAGACGACAGGGGATATGATGCTCATAGAGGCAGGGGCCGCGGTTCAGATGACCGAGGCGGAGATGATCACCGTGACAGGGGCCGCGGTTCAGATGACTGA
- a CDS encoding PepSY domain-containing protein: MNKRWKWAAGASAILALAGLAVLLTGDPWMSTTQALSRESVEKSILQQYAGEVISSVLTEEGVYVINLRTQRGTYEWKVDAYSGEMISLKRLQAYIPGNEPSPSTPAANVNLDPLEKPPNKQLPQTVGKDEAHTTKTESSPSTETPITNSPYPKESPIISSKEAAAAASRQVPGRVKDSELRKLGNRSYYVIEIETDNKEKGYRKADVQVNAITGAVTSVIWDDHHNDDDHLDSSKRQQDDDNHSDHK; encoded by the coding sequence TTGAACAAGCGATGGAAGTGGGCTGCAGGAGCCTCCGCCATTTTGGCTCTTGCGGGGCTTGCAGTCTTGTTGACAGGAGATCCGTGGATGAGCACCACGCAAGCGTTATCCAGAGAGTCTGTGGAAAAAAGCATTCTTCAACAATACGCGGGCGAAGTGATTTCCTCCGTGCTGACAGAAGAAGGTGTTTATGTGATCAATCTCCGAACACAAAGGGGGACCTATGAATGGAAAGTGGATGCCTACAGTGGTGAAATGATTTCGCTCAAACGGCTGCAAGCTTATATTCCCGGCAATGAACCCTCCCCGTCTACTCCTGCCGCAAATGTGAATTTGGATCCCTTGGAAAAGCCGCCAAACAAGCAGCTCCCCCAGACCGTTGGGAAAGACGAAGCTCATACGACAAAGACGGAGTCCTCGCCAAGCACGGAAACGCCAATCACAAACAGTCCATACCCGAAGGAATCACCGATCATTTCGTCAAAGGAAGCTGCCGCAGCGGCGTCGCGACAGGTGCCTGGCAGGGTGAAGGATAGTGAACTCAGGAAGCTTGGAAACCGCTCTTATTACGTTATCGAAATCGAAACGGATAACAAGGAAAAAGGATACAGAAAAGCAGATGTCCAAGTGAATGCGATCACGGGTGCTGTCACATCGGTCATCTGGGACGATCATCACAATGATGATGATCATCTTGATTCGTCCAAACGACAACAGGACGACGATAACCATTCTGACCACAAGTGA
- a CDS encoding MerR family transcriptional regulator, whose product MKYCSISEASAKFNIPESTLRYYEKKGLLPLIERDEAGRRLFSEDQMALLETVICLKNTHMPISGIKQYMDWVVEGDDTIELRLEMMKNHKQAVLAEISRMTESIKGIDVKITRYTKRTKERKEE is encoded by the coding sequence ATGAAGTATTGTTCCATCAGCGAAGCTTCCGCCAAATTCAATATTCCAGAATCAACGCTGCGTTATTATGAAAAAAAAGGGCTGCTACCACTAATCGAGCGTGATGAAGCTGGCAGGCGGTTATTTTCAGAAGATCAAATGGCGCTGCTTGAAACCGTCATTTGTTTAAAAAATACGCACATGCCCATAAGTGGTATTAAGCAATATATGGATTGGGTTGTAGAAGGAGATGACACCATCGAACTCCGACTGGAGATGATGAAGAATCACAAACAAGCAGTGCTAGCTGAAATTTCGCGGATGACAGAGTCCATCAAGGGAATCGATGTAAAAATTACACGTTATACAAAACGCACGAAGGAAAGAAAAGAAGAATGA